ATAATGTGGACAACAACACTTATCTTAGCGTTTTAAAGCCCGGAATTCATGTTGACCGTTCATCTTGGAGTATCGAAAAAGACGACAGTAAATGCGTCAGATGCCAACGTTGCGTCAGAACTTGTGCAGAATTGCAACATGTTAACGCAATTACAGTTGCTCACAAAGGTAAAGATATGAAGATTTCTACTTTCATGGACTTGCCGATGAATGAAGTAGTTTGTGTTAATTGCGGACAATGTATTATTCATTGCCCAACAGGAGCACTAACCGAAAGAAGATATTTCGATGACATTTGGGAAGCAATTGGCGATGAGAAAAAGCATGTCGTTATAAATACAGCACCATCAGTCAGAGTGGCTATTGGTGAAATGTTAGGATATGCTCCCGGAGCTCATGTAACCGGTAAGATGGTTGCTGCATTGAAAAAAATCGGATTTGATTCCGTGCTTGATACCAACTATACTGCAGATTTGACAATTATCGAAGAAGGCACTGAACTTTTGGGCAGACTCAAGAGTAAAATCAAAGATGAAGACGATTCGGTTGCACTGCCGATGATTACATCTTGCTCTCCGGGTTGGGTTAAATTTATAGAACACATGTATCCCGAACATCTCGCACATTTGTCAACTTGCAAATCTCCGCAACAAATGTTTGGTGCATTGGCTAAGACTTATTATGCTGATAAAATCGGTGTCAAACCCGAGGATATCGTCAGCGTCGCAGCTATGCCATGTGCAGCCAAGAAGTTCGAAGCAAATCGTCCGGAAATGAAATCCAGTGGTCATCAAGATATTGACGCAGGGCTTACAACCAGAGAAATCGGACATATGATAAAACAAGCAGGTATTGATTTCTCGGAAATTTCAGATTCAGATTTTGATAGTATTATGGGCGATTCTACAGGTGCAGCGATTATTTTCGGTGCTACCGGTGGGGTTATGGAAGCCGCTCTCCGAACAGCTTACGAACTAATAACCGGCAGAGACGTGCCATTTGATAGATTGAATATCGAACCTGTTCGCGGTTTGGAAGGTATCAAACATGCAGCAGTGAAACTCGAAAACTGTCTCGAAGCATACAGTTTCCTCGAAGGTGTCGAACTTAGAGTCGCAGTAGCACATGGTTTGAAGAATGCTCGCATCATAATGGACCAAATAAAAGACGGCACTTCACCTTATCATTTTATCGAAATCATGGCTTGTCCCGGCGGATGTATTGGTGGTGGTGGTC
This Candidatus Kapaibacterium sp. DNA region includes the following protein-coding sequences:
- a CDS encoding NADH-dependent [FeFe] hydrogenase, group A6, with amino-acid sequence MESIKNIISVKINGIDVSIEKGTTILEAARKINVRIPTLCHHEDLCVAGNCRVCVVEVEGAKNLTASCAAPCEQNMVIKTNTPKVRSARKDLIALLVSEHNTQCTTCYRSTNCELQALASEYNVDNNTYLSVLKPGIHVDRSSWSIEKDDSKCVRCQRCVRTCAELQHVNAITVAHKGKDMKISTFMDLPMNEVVCVNCGQCIIHCPTGALTERRYFDDIWEAIGDEKKHVVINTAPSVRVAIGEMLGYAPGAHVTGKMVAALKKIGFDSVLDTNYTADLTIIEEGTELLGRLKSKIKDEDDSVALPMITSCSPGWVKFIEHMYPEHLAHLSTCKSPQQMFGALAKTYYADKIGVKPEDIVSVAAMPCAAKKFEANRPEMKSSGHQDIDAGLTTREIGHMIKQAGIDFSEISDSDFDSIMGDSTGAAIIFGATGGVMEAALRTAYELITGRDVPFDRLNIEPVRGLEGIKHAAVKLENCLEAYSFLEGVELRVAVAHGLKNARIIMDQIKDGTSPYHFIEIMACPGGCIGGGGQPIPTNDKVRMARIKAIYEDDADCKLRKSHENPEIKQIYDEFLKDGPLGHKSHKLLHTHYTKRNRY